acaaaaaagaaatgagtgaAATGACAGACGTTAGCACTGCTAGAAAAGCAAAAAGCCCCATATTTGCCTGGAATAGAATTATTAAATTTGCACAAGAATCTTTAATAATGTGCAATTTACCTACATTTAACACTAATGTAGCCTAATACAATAGTGCTGTAATAACTCCGTCCTTCATGACCGTTATAATGTTCAGATTTTGTTtcagaggtgttgattcagcTGTGTGATCAATTAACTGTATTGCTTTACACAGAGGTGCTTCTGTTATTTAGCCAAAAACCAGACAATATGAGAAACACCTGTTAGTAGAATACAACACCGTTAAACAGCACCACAGACGTCACCTCCGAAGTGATCACACAGTTGAATCAAAGCCTGTCTCCTTACTATAGTAAGGTGGGGTTTATAATAGGACTAGTTGTAGACTGCTTTAGTTTTAGCTTGATGTACCCAGTAAACTAGCAGCTGAGTGTGAATGGGAGACAATACAGCTCTTAAACAAGTGCAAACATTTGTAGGCAAAGGTGGCGTCCACATAGAGAACTTCAGTTTGGGAGACAATTTATAGTTTGATGCTGAATAGTACTTTTGGAAAAACCTGCACAAAAATAGATTTCTTTGTTCCTCAAGCAGGAAAGGAATACCAAACGGACCGATGCAGTTTCCTGTCACACCACAAGATGACAGCAGATTGTTAGAAGAAGAATGGCCTCGTGCAGAAACAGCGAATCCATCTGAGCTCTCCCTCGCCCGACAGAGGTCTTCAGTTTACAAGCTGCGAGATGTTATGTCTCAGGTGTGGATGGcgttaaaaagaaaacaagctggATAGTAACTGGTCGATACTGACAAGTGTTTTATTAGTAACACAGACCTGGAGACAGAGCCAATAAGAAGCCGCTGTGAGCCTTGACAAGACTGACATTGTTCAGAAGGCATTTAAAGACGGAGGGTCTAATAGTTGAACCCATACAGTAAGCGGAGTTGGTAAAAACTGAAAGGGCAAGGCTGCAAATTTGAATCAAATACAAAACCAactgcaacaaaaacagaagggggaaaaaaaaaaaaaattaagtgcAATTCCTATTCGATGAAATCAGGATGGCATCAAATGGCGTAGGGGGAGAGCGAAATGTCATGGTATGCAGACGTCCTAGTGTCGTATATTATAATAGAGAAACAATCAGATATGGAAAGGCGGCACGGCAGTCCACATATCGTTACAagccattcttttttttttctcacaactTTTCAGTCGTCTTTGTCACCGAGTTCCATGAGGAGCTTTTGGAGAAAGAGTGATGGTtatggctgaaaaaaaaaatatatatatatatatcaggcTGCGCGGCTATTTGTCCAGAAAAATGCCTGTGGATGGTGTGTTGCAAGCAAAAGTCCATCAATTACATCATTTAAGTTGATCCATTCTTgttcagggggaaaaaaacgtaCCTCAGGAATCAATGAATCACTGCTGGGGTATGAGGCTGATCTAAAAAGGGGCGGTTTTCTATTTTCTCCTACTCAGTTGCTCCAAGAGGTTAAGACAGTAAATGGATGAGTTGTCTGCTGAAGTGCAATGTCCGGTGatgatggagaagaagaagaagaagaagaagaagaaataataatgtAGAATTGTCTTGTTGCTTTGCTGATcgtcctcccccccccccctcacaattgtcaaaaaagtttaaaaaggaCTAACGAATTCGGCAAGCATACTCCGTATCGACTCGCGTACACAAGCTCACCTTCATACGCACACAGTCAGTATCAGGAGCGATAAGGCAGAGAGGCTCCgttttgttttggaaaaaaatacaaataaagaatcaagaaaaaaaaaacaaaaacaaaaaacaagcaggctccccctccctcctcagtaGTTTCTGGGCTCTGGTGATCCCGTACTGTTCGTCCCGTGTTAGGCGGTCACCCCAACCCTCAACTCCTCAGGACTTGTCTGAGAGGCTCAGAGAGGGCTGGCGGGTCGTCTGCGTGGGAACGGAGGGCAGGATGGAAGccggcagagaggaagaggctgGTCAACAAGCCCCACCCCTCTCAATTCAGCCAATCACCAGAGCCGGTGCTGGTGGAGGTTTCGACTGAGGACGGAGCGGACATCAGCAGTGAAcctgagagaaagacagaggggagagTAAACTACTTGACATAGTGTGTTTCACTTTGTTagtcattaaaggaatagtgcaACATGAAGTGTGCATATTTGCTTGACCTGGCTCCttcaaaagtgaaataaatatcTCTTCTAATACCTCTTTGTAATatacaaaactaaaataattgCTGAGTCTATACATGACTGGAATATTATAAATGTACAACCGTGATTACTGAGGTTACAATGAACCcaaacctggcaacctcacTGTCACAAGCCTTTTTGATGAATGCAGTCATTACGCCGCTGTTCACAAAGAAACACCCGATTCCATATAAACCTGCACTTCGAATTTACATTTGTGTTCACGTATGGATTGAATATATTAGATACAATGTGTTAGTATTTGTTATGACACGTCTCCACGGAAAGATATTCTTACTTTTCAAgtctgtcttcttctgttttatgAGCCTAACTAAGCGCAGCAGAAACATGGGTGATCTACAGGTCTGAATGCAtcctgtgtacacacacacacacacacagataactgaagctgctgctgctccatgaATATGCTGCGTTTCCTGCAGCTCATGTGTagagtgtatttttatttttttcttctgaccTTAGCATGTATGCAAGTCATCCATTGGTTTGAGGTCTGCCGTTTTTAAGTTTCGTGTTTAGCCTTTTCAAAATCTTCGTTTTAAGGCCGTCGCCATTGtaattttggagccagaagtgtgTTTTTTGACCTGACAGACAGGTAACATTTTAGCTAAGGGTTTAGTCACTGATCAGGCTTGTAAACCATACCATATAAATGGGAATATGAATGTCATACGTTATAAACAAAATCTTTTGTCGACAGTCTAATTTAGAATAATATCCATAAGTTATAAGCTACAGTTAATGCTATCAGTAGCCAAATTAGACTTTGAAAGGCATTAACGACTAAAATTGTGTACAGCTGTTGCAGCCATTAGCTTGCATCTCTTAAAATACCAGACCATTTGAATACAGACAGTGCACACAAGAGTTTAAGTGTTTGCATTGTCTATTTGTTTTCATGCCAGCTTTATTATGCCTTTTACCTTAGTGCATCCAGCATAGGCAGCAAGTTAAGAAGTGCTGTGTCACTAGGGTCGCTGAACCAGGACTTGATGGGTATTGCATTATCTggagggcagaaaaaaaaaggcagtcaGTCGTGTCAGAGAAATAGAAATGGTTGTGATTTTATGCTGCTCTGTTAAAGAGGCCACCGAGGGTTAAAGGAGCTGCACATTTAATGTACTGTTACAGCGTCTACAATACAAGCCTTGTATTGAGAGTAAGCCACTCAAGTTATTTGTCCTCTTCCTGCCTCATCACAAGATTGATGCAAACAGGATGAAGCCttgttgtattttatattatgttAAAGATGAATGtacacagataaacagatgAATGCACCCCTCAAGCTGTTACCAATATAAATAAGTTTAAGCTATAACTCAACCTCTTCATCCACCCACTGACACACAAGTTATAATCACTGACATTTGTGCAGTTATTTGTATGgtacaatacaatacacaaAGGCTTCAAGTCTTACCTGGATGGCTACGATAAGCACCAGGCGAGTTGTCCAGGATGACAATACTGGACAGGTCATCGTGTACTACAGACAGATCTTTAATATAACTACCTAGATCCAATGTACAATGCTGGGAGGAGAAACAAGAACATAAAAAGTCACCGACAccatgaaaaagaagaaagaatcaTTTAAAGGCCTAATGGGACCAAAGAGCCGCAGCAGCACACATGCTGTTCAAACACAGTTTAGGACATTACCTGTCTGTAGTATCTGCGTTTCAGGATGTTCCTGTTGTTGTCCAGCTTGTCTGCCACTGCTGAGCCGTAGATCTCCATACTGGCTGTAAAAACCACCAGCTCGTACCATTGGCTCACCTGGTTACATGCACAGAGCACACAATACTATATGTAAACAACTTATGGCGAGTGCTTAGTACGACCTGAAGGATTGTTGtccaaaacaaatacagttttACGACATCGCGTAGTGTGAGAGTGCAGTACAGTGGAGAGTGATGGCAAAGATGGTGGACAAGATAATGAATCACCTGAGCAGTGATGTTTCTCATGTGCCACAGTGAGCTTTGCTGTGCTTTTTATTGTTAATCTatgattcaaacacacaaacagtgacactgatCACAGGCGGACACTCACCACTTCTAAAAAGAAGTCAACATGTGGCCTTTTATGTACGAAGAATCTGACTGGGTGCTTGTCTATGACGACCTGCGAAGAGAAAGCAACGGGAGAACCCAGGTTATTTACATAAACCGTGTTTTGGCTTGTATGTGTTCAAACGTGTTCACGTGCGCCTGAATGCTCGTACTTTGAGGATGAAGTCTGGCGGCGTGCCAGGTCTCACTGTGGGTCTCAGGACCCCGTCATGGTGAGAGTGAATCAGTGTCTCGTCCAGGTCCAGAACCAGAATCTTCCTCTTTACTGCATCTGGAGTTAATCATACAATGCAAACACAAGTGACACTTTATTCGTggtacatttacatgcacacaagaaaCCAGGTTAATTAAGAAATTAGGTCACACAGGAAATCATATGTGTGAACATGCACTGTGCTAGCATGGTTACTGTAAAATCTGCAGATAATTGTAGCAGACCAGTCATCACACATCACAACTTCTCCCCAACTATTCTTGCTTATTTTATGCATATTGGTGACAAAAGAAGACACTTTTTTGAGGTGGATCAGATGGCACATAGTTCTTGTATGTCTGAATTTTACAAATAGTGTAAACTAACTGTTTAGTTGTTGAAACGACTATTAATGCACCTAACTTAGTTCGTCTCTACAAGTACTTTAAATATAAGGATGCATCACTGTGTGTAATGATCTTTCCTTTATATGATTCTTTCTCCAGCTCAaatcttttacatgcaaaagTGCACACGTTACGATGCTCActggaaacagacaaaagctgtcttttttccccccctcgaGAGAAATTTAGCTGTGGAGTTTGGGCATTTCTAACCTCTAACCCTGATCACAGAAACCTAGTTTCTTGTTTATGACTTGAAGAAATCAGGTGATTGCAAGAGGGTGACTGTAATCCAGTTACTTAAGGGCACATAAACACTCTCTTTGAGACCCATTAGAAAACTCTGTGCCAGCTTGGAAACACCAAAGTGCCAGTACAGCTGGTAGGGATATACTGAACTTCACATGAAACAGAAGTTAACAAACAGCAACGTGTATGAAATGGGAATGGAACAGCCTCACACAAATATAATctgaaaaagaatattaatgtgGGCTTGCTGAGAGGGATTTTTCTACACTACAAATAAAGCTGTTGGTTTATGATCAGGTGAAAGTTTTATGCAAACAGACCATTACTGGCTTAGGTTACACTAGCACATTAAAATTTGATGGGTAATTAAGGTTCTGACTCTCATTTGATTTTTCAGCTGGTTCACCTCTCTATGACTTCATGATGCTGTGCTCCATCTGCAAGTGTGCCTTACTTTTGGGGACTTTATGGATTCCTTTAATACACTGAAGGGCTGTAATGATTGTCATGTGATGCCTACTGCAGGGTTGAGCTCATTACTGTCATCACAAGGTTACAGGGGTGCATATGGTGTGCtatgaaatacaaacacaataatCATTGTTTAATTATCATCGCTGATTGTGTTCCATCCTGTTGTTGGTAATGTGTTGTGCCTAGACTATACCGGGAATTATAAAACAACATGGAGACTCCAAAGGTTGAACCAAGGAGGTAAACTTCTTCACTCCACTCAACCTTAACAAAGGCAGCGCAGGTTTTAGATCTAAACCTTCTACTCTTACTTTTCACAATTAAAGTCCTAGATGGCTGTTGATAGACAGATCTCAAATTCACTCAGAGTTTTTGCTTAAAGGCAAATCAATAAAATTGCTTACAATACCGCACTGCAGGGATACATtgctttttcacagcagcaagaaagaaaaatccaTACTGTACCTAGCTCTAATACATTGTCAGCTGTTAGGGCGTACCACAATTAATTCAAATCATTTCACTTtatctataaaatataaaacaccaGGTATCAATGCTGCTATCTACAGAGTCCTGGGTACATAACCTAACAACAGGATATTATAACAAACCATGAAAACTAGTAGTATTGCCATCCAGATTTCAGTTTCTAGTTAATTTCCTTGTAGACCTGTCTAGTTGATTCCACACGAGGCACAGAAAAATATTTTCCGGCTGCAGGGACTTAGAGAAGATGTGAATCCCACTTCTTAAAagccttttccttttctgtcagcTATGAGAGACCAATGTGACACAAATTTCAAGATCGCTGTTGATGCTTTTACTTTAATTCTATCCACCATGTTATTCATATGGACAGAAGTACCAGCCACTTGGAGCTAAATGAATGTAAAGCAATCACTCATTCACTGGAGACTGGACCTGGATCTCCTGCTGAGGTCACTGTAGTGAGTGAGAGGCGAGTAAAGTGGAACTGAAATGTAATCCTTCTTCTGAGTCAGGAGTCTACTTTTGAATGAGCTCTCTACCGGCAGAAGGGAAGCTCATTCAGAGGGCATGCACCAGTCCATGCTGGTGAGAGTGCCGCCTGTAACGTTTGCatttcctctccacctccacaccACAGAGACGTCGTGTAACTGTTAGAGACGGGGCAGGAAACTAAAGTTTGCCACTGTGTCAATGTGTTGGGTGAATTCTGACATTTTCCTGCTATGATAAGTGTGATTTATAATGTCAGATATTTAGAGTATGCTGTGTTGGAACTATATTCTCTAGCTTATTAAATATAAAGCATAAATGTGATCAGCGGTGGTATTGTAGGTGTCTGACTTGGCTTTATAGGCAGCTGTTGTAATTTCACAGTGTTCATTTATTGCTGTGTGACAGACTGACATTTCCTTTAAAGTGCTGATGTTGTCTGAGGAAATCCAGGTATCCTGTGAGGAAAACCAGCTCTAATTCTTACTACTTGTTTAGCTCTCGACTGTTATGGTGTAGGAATACCACCTcccctaatttcattgtaccgcaatggcaataaaggctattctattctattcactGTACTGTTGTGGAGCTAAATGTCAGTCAGACACCTTACATACAAAACCATTCTTTGTTGGTTTGCTATTAAAAAGTCACAAAAGGCGACAGCAGCTGAACAATATAGCACAACAGGGTTTAGTCAAACGACCTCAGGCTTACTGTGGGTTGCATCTAGCCATCTGATCCACCTTAATATATACAGCTAAGACCCAAAGTCATGACACAcaaatgacagctgacagctcGTCTGAGTTTCCTCAGACAGAACAGGCATAATACAGGAGTCATGTTAAGTTTGTCTGTCCACAAATACTGATGATGTTCATGTATTCTGAAGTGAGGGAAGTCCTGAGAAACGGTTCACGCTGTGTGTCTGAGCACGAGTGTTGCCGATTACTCGTCTTTTCTGAGCAAACACCTCTTCCTTGACAGACTGGTTTAATTCGGCTTAAATTTCCACATTACAAGGGCATTGGACGTGTAGCCCAGCAGTtgcataatgaaaaaaagaaatcatgtaCTCACTCAGCCTGTTTCTGGAGATAGGTGACAGAGGCAAAGTGTCGTATCGCACCGTCTGATACTGGATTATCTGCAAATGAGCGAATGAAACAGTCAGACAACCCTTAACAGATCAGGACATTGTtcaaacaaaccacacacaATATACTGAGCCACAATGAGTCAACTGCAACATGGACAGGTTATTAATTTGATTAGGGCTGAAAAGAGGGGAGTATATCTTTGATACCAAGTAGACTGAAGGCAATCTTTTAATTTCCTACCGCACTCTACAAGTGTCTGTCTTCATCACTGAGGAAACAACACTGTTTGATTACAGTGAGTGTCGCCAGGATTGATGTTTTGGGAATCATTTAAGGCATAAAGAAAAGGGGCTTTCTGTCACCTCGTCTTGCAATCCAAAAACTTACATTTGAGCCTTTGGACCATACATTATTGGGAAATCAGCTCTCTTCTTTTGCTTCACGTCAGAGATTAAGCAAGACAACAGAGCATACTGAAATGAACTCAGCTGTGTCCACCCCATGACTGCTCCTCTCTAACCTCTAACTTGCTCTAACTTGCTCTGCTCTGGTCACAGCGACTACAGAGAGGATCCTTTCCAGTGCCGCTCTTGCCCA
The sequence above is a segment of the Pempheris klunzingeri isolate RE-2024b chromosome 23, fPemKlu1.hap1, whole genome shotgun sequence genome. Coding sequences within it:
- the ctdnep1a gene encoding CTD nuclear envelope phosphatase 1A; this translates as MLKTRQCLLGIRTFLGVTSRIWGFIMYILRKHLRTIIQYQTVRYDTLPLSPISRNRLNAVKRKILVLDLDETLIHSHHDGVLRPTVRPGTPPDFILKVVIDKHPVRFFVHKRPHVDFFLEVVSQWYELVVFTASMEIYGSAVADKLDNNRNILKRRYYRQHCTLDLGSYIKDLSVVHDDLSSIVILDNSPGAYRSHPDNAIPIKSWFSDPSDTALLNLLPMLDALRFTADVRSVLSRNLHQHRLW